A region of Vitis vinifera cultivar Pinot Noir 40024 chromosome 15, ASM3070453v1 DNA encodes the following proteins:
- the LOC100252305 gene encoding uncharacterized protein LOC100252305: MSARLLRKVLQEQEEQQQQQLGNDDDSDSPDPAAPPSKNLFHILNDDDDDDDAQGDESEIANETLTRNINEQETSEKSTADVVSTSNHKSKKKKKKKGKQGSFSRVDKAEKPLDVILKTLSLDSNSSSNQPGSTEAKSVNVKVCDNRAKQYTTSILQVDPKFLSAENELRRIFGSKVVSSFENSQQTGSSRQIRGGRRGSHNPKKTILVSPSDHWPRWDGSLSMEFLESKDGLNFFRYVHSSSYGQAQRAFEGAKSIHDLNSIASVLLYYPYHLDSLITMADYFKFVGEHHMSADATAKSLYALECAWNPMFTPLQGNCQLKFSHETNKPLFTTLFTHMKNMDRRGCHRSALEVCKLLLSLDSDDPMGVMFCIDYFALRAEEYAWLERFSEDYKSDNSLWLFPNFSYSLAICRFYLERDESSKDTYVENVKATSTDLMRQALMLHPSVLKKLVAKVPLKDQAWTNILKQAFFKSEQAGSLSLDHLINIYVERSYIIWRLPDLQKLLRNAALLVIETLESNGSEARDWACVRKEVFSSQKNEYGHLLVSDFSDSVPTLPPDNLQNFMADPRMREEVLNVNQVVNPHGGDRAPRDIANRSPLAVLFESILPWVDFGDRVEEEAGEDNQPNGHGPDDQGH; the protein is encoded by the exons GGGGATGAAAGTGAAATTGCTAACGAAACGTTGACCAGAAACATTAATGAACAAGAAACCTCTGAGAAAAGTACTGCTGATGTAGTTTCAACTTCTAATCataaatcaaagaaaaagaaaaagaaaaagggcaaGCAGGGTTCATTTTCAAGAGTGGATAAAGCTGAAAAACCCTTGGAtgtgattttgaaaacattgtctCTTGATAGTAACTCTTCGAGCAATCAGCCTGGCTCTACAGAAGCTAAATCAGTGAATGTAAAAGTTTGTGATAACCGGGCTAAACAATACACGACCTCCATATTACAAGTAGACCCGAAATTTTTAAGTGCTGAAAACGAGCTGCGGCGAATATTTGGCTCTAAGGTAGTGAGTTCTTTTGAGAATAGTCAGCAAACTGGTAGTTCCAGACAGATACGTGGGGGAAGACGTGGAAGCCACAATCCCAAAAAGACTATTCTTGTGTCTCCCTCAGACCATTGGCCCCGTTGGGATGGATCTTTGTCTATGGAATTTCTGGAATCCAAAGATGGATTGAACTTCTTCAG ATATGTACATTCTTCTTCCTATGGCCAAGCTCAGAGAGCGTTTGAAGGTGCCAAATCTATTCATGATCTGAACAGTATAGCCAGTGTTTTACTGTACTATCCTTATCACTTGGATTCACTCATAACAATGGCAGACTATTTTAAATTTGTGGGGGAACATCACATGTCAGCTGATGCTACTGCAAAGTCTTTGTATGCCTTGGAATGTGCATGGAATCCAATGTTTACCCCATTGCAGGGTAATTGTCAATTAAAATTCAGCCATGAAACAAACAAGCCATTGTTCACAACACTTTTCACTCACATGAAAAACATGGACAGGCGAGGTTGTCATCGGTCTGCCCTTGAAGTTTGCAAACTGTTGCTTTCACTGGATTCAGATGATCCAATGGGGGTCATGTTCTGCATTGACTACTTTGCTTTGAGGGCAGAGGAATATGCTTGGCTAGAACGTTTCTCTGAAGATTACAAAAGTGATAACTCCTTGTGGTTGTTTCCAAACTTCTCATATTCCCTTGCCATTTGCCGGTTTTATCTTGAGAGAGATGAATCCTCAAAAGACACTTATGTGGAAAATGTGAAGGCTACTTCAACTGATCTTATGAGGCAGGCTTTGATGCTTCACCCTTCGGTCCTTAAGAAATTAGTTGCAAAGGTACCTTTAAAGGACCAGGCATGGACAAATATACTCAAGCAAGCTTTTTTTAAATCAGAACAAGCAGGGAGCCTCTCCTTGGATCACCTGATTAATATCTATGTAGAGAGGAGTTATATCATATGGAGGCTCCCAGATTTGCAAAAATTGTTGAGAAATGCTGCCCTTCTGGTGATTGAAACACTGGAAAGTAATGGAAGTGAAGCTAGGGATTGGGCTTGTGTAAGAAAAGAAGTGTTCTCTTCTCAGAAAAATGA GTATGGTCATTTATTGGTGTCAGATTTCTCTGATTCAGTGCCAACTCTTCCACCTGATAACTTGCAAAATTTTATGGCTGACCCGAGGATGAGAGAGGAGGTGCTAAATGTGAACCAAGTTGTCAATCCACATGGTGGTGATCGTGCTCCACGAGACATCGCAAATCGAAGTCCATTAGCTGTTTTGTTTGAATCGATACTACCCTGGGTTGATTTTGGAGATAGGGTTGAAGAGGAAGCTGGTGAGGACAACCAACCCAATGGACATGGTCCCGATGATCAAGGTCATTGA